TGCCGGAGGCGTTGGACAAGGTGGCGGCGGAGGCCGAGGAGTCGCTACGGGGCGGGCCGGCCGTGAAGCCGCGGTGGTGGACGGTTGCCGCCTCGCTCCAGGGGATGTTGTCCGTACTCCAAGTCGTCGGCGTCCTGTGGCTGCTGGGTGCCGTCACGGGCGTGGGCGAGGCGACGGCCTGGATCTCCGGGCTGCTGCCCGCGGTGCTCGGGTCGGTGGGCGGGCCGGCGCTGGCGTGGATGTGCCGGGTGGTGGCGCGCGGCCCGGCCCGGCGTTACGGGCAGGACGCCGAGCGGCGGCTGCGGAGTGCGGCGGCGGCGTGCGGGCGGGCGCGGGTGCTGGAGCCGGTCGCCGCCGAGCTGTTGCGCTACCGCGAGGTGCGGGAGCAGTACGCGGTGGCATCGGGCGTGTGACGGCGCAAGGAAGCAATGGGTGGGCGGGGGCGGGAGTTGGTGACCGGCGGGCTGTGAACAGCCCGCCGTGATCCCTCTTCCGGGTGGCCGAGTTGTCCACAGCCGGCCACCTGTCCACACGCCGCCGCGGCGCTCGCCGAACCCGTGCAGCATGAGATCAACGCAGCGCGAGCAGCACGTGACGAGAGTGTCACGCAGCACGTGACCAGAGCGGCATGTGACGAGAGCGAGCGCAGGACACGGGGGAGGCGTAGCAGGTGAACGACACGATGGTGACGCTGGTGGGAAATGCCGCGACGGCGGTGGAGCATCGGCTGACGGCGGCGGGTGTGACGGTCGCGAGGTTCCGGCTGGCGGCGACGTCCCGCCGGTGGGACAAGGCGCAGGAACGCTGGACCGACGGGGAGACCAGTTTCTATACGGTCCGGTCGTGGCGTGGGCTCGCCGACAATGTGGCGGCGTCCGTGGCAGTGGGTGAACCACTCATCGTCCAGGGACGGTTACGGCTGCGGGAGGGGGAACAGCCACCCGAGAAGGGCGGGCAGCGCTGGTTCTCGGCGGAGGTTGATGCCGTGGCGATCGGCCACGATCTCACGCGCGGTACCGCCGCATTCCGGAGAGTCCTCCGGGCGCTGCGTACGGGAGCGGACGGGCCACCGGCCCCGGCGCAGCAGTCGACGCCGGCTCCGGAAGCTTCGACGGGCCAACAATCGAACCCGGCGGCGCGATCGTCCCCGCCTCCGGAACCTCCCCCGGCGCAGCAATCGTCCCGGGCTCCGGAACCTTCCCCGGCGTCGCAATCGACCCCGGCGCAGCAACCGACCCCGGCGCCGCAATCGGCCCCGGCACCGGACTCGTCAGCACCACCGCAACGGCATCCCTCGCAATCGCCCCGGTCCCCGTCTCCGTCCTCGCCCCTGCCCCCGTCTCCGCAACCATCGCCACCATCGCGCCCCTCTCCACCATCTCAACAAGATTTATGGGAAGGCGCGTTGCCGGAAGAACGCAGCCGGACGACCGCCAACGCACCGACGGAGGCCGACACATCAGAGGCTGCCGTCAAGGCAAAGACGGCCGCCACGGCACCGCCGGCCTCCAGAGGAAAGCCGGCCGCCAAAGCACCGTCAGCCGCCAGAACACGGAGAGGCGCCAGAGCTCCGGCAGTTCTCAAGGGGCAGACGGCCGAGAAGGCCTCCACGGTCGCCGAAACGCCTACGACCAGCGGGATTGCAGCCGTCGCTGAGTCTCCACGGGGCTCCTCCGGACCACCTTCAGCCGTGACCCATTCGCCCGAGACGTTGACTGTGCCCTGAAAAGTCCAGGCGATTTGTCGATAATGCCAAGTCAGGGTGCCCGTTGTCGGTAACGATTACGAGTCGGATCGCTTATGGGATGCCATTACTGGGGACCCTGGTGCACCTGCTCCTTAAGATCCGACAAGTACTCACGGGGGCTGACGTGTTCGGCTGTTGAGTTCTTTGGGATCTTTCCGGCGAGGCAACCTCTCCCACTCGACCGCCTCGCCCAGAGGGGAATTTCATGCTTTCGATAAAGAGGCGGGGCGCAGCCCGCCTTGCCGCCGCGGTCGTGGCCTCCGGCCTGGTCGCGGCGGGTGCGATAGCCACCGCGGGGCCTGCCGCGGCGGACGAGACGACCCCCTCCCACGGGGGTGCCACCGCCACACTCGGTGGTCTGAAGACCTTCGACCAGGCGGTCGTGCACAACGACGGAGGGGACCAGCGCGTAGGCGCCGGGCTCTTCGAGATGGCGGTCGACAACGGCGGCACGCTCCAGACGTACTGCATCGACATCCACAACCCGACGCAGCAGCAGGCGAAGTACCAGGAAGTGCCCTGGAGCGCCTCGTCGCTGCACAACAACGGGGACGCGGGCAAGATCCGCTGGATTCTGCAGAACTCGTACCCGCAGGTGAACGACCTGGCCGCGCTCGCCGCCAAGGCCGGTGCCGGGAACCTCACCGAGAAGACCGCCGCGGCCGGCACCCAGGTCGCGATCTGGCGCTTCTCCGACCACGCCAAGGTGGACGCGGTCGACCCGGCGGCCGAGAAGCTCGCCGACTACCTCGAGAAGAGCGCGCAGAACGTCGCCGAGCCCAAGGCCTCGCTGACGCTCGACCCGCCGGCCGTCTCCGGCAAGTCCGGCAGCAAGCTCGGCCCGGTCACCGTGCACACCAACGCCGACAGCGTCACGATCTCCCCGGCCGCCGGTGTGCCTGCCGGTGCCAAGGTCGTCGGCAAGGACGGCAAGCCGGTCACCAGCGCGACCGACGGCACCCAGCTGTTCTTCGACGTGCCCGCGGGCGCCGCGGACGGCAGCAGCTCGCTGACCGCGCAGGCCGCCACCAAGGTCCCGGTCGGCCGTGCCTTCACCGGCATCGGTGAGCACGCCAAGAGCCAGACCCAGATCCTGGCCGGCTCCAGCGAGTCCACGGTCTCCGCGGCCGCCACGTTCTCCTGGAAGAAGCAGGGCGCCATCCCGGCGATCACCGCCGAGAAGAACTGCGCCAAGGGTGGCGTGGACGTCACGGCGAGCAACAAGGGCGATGAGGCGTTCCGCTTCCAGCTCTCCGGCAAGGACTACGAGATCGCTCCGGGCAAGTCGCAGACCGTGACCGTTCCGGTGGCCGAGGACCAGCCGTACGACATCACGATCAAGGGTGAGGGCGGCTTCAAGAAGTCGTTCTCCGGCGTCCTGGACTGCAAGACCGCCGGCAGCGGCGGCGGCAAGCCCTCCAGCCAGCCCAGCCCGGCCTCGGTAGGCGGCAGCACCGGTGG
This genomic stretch from Streptomyces nigrescens harbors:
- a CDS encoding LAETG motif-containing sortase-dependent surface protein: MLSIKRRGAARLAAAVVASGLVAAGAIATAGPAAADETTPSHGGATATLGGLKTFDQAVVHNDGGDQRVGAGLFEMAVDNGGTLQTYCIDIHNPTQQQAKYQEVPWSASSLHNNGDAGKIRWILQNSYPQVNDLAALAAKAGAGNLTEKTAAAGTQVAIWRFSDHAKVDAVDPAAEKLADYLEKSAQNVAEPKASLTLDPPAVSGKSGSKLGPVTVHTNADSVTISPAAGVPAGAKVVGKDGKPVTSATDGTQLFFDVPAGAADGSSSLTAQAATKVPVGRAFTGIGEHAKSQTQILAGSSESTVSAAATFSWKKQGAIPAITAEKNCAKGGVDVTASNKGDEAFRFQLSGKDYEIAPGKSQTVTVPVAEDQPYDITIKGEGGFKKSFSGVLDCKTAGSGGGKPSSQPSPASVGGSTGGDTGGGKGGDLAETGSSNATPMIAGIAVVLVVVGGAAVFFLRKKKAGTPAQ
- a CDS encoding single-stranded DNA-binding protein, translating into MVTLVGNAATAVEHRLTAAGVTVARFRLAATSRRWDKAQERWTDGETSFYTVRSWRGLADNVAASVAVGEPLIVQGRLRLREGEQPPEKGGQRWFSAEVDAVAIGHDLTRGTAAFRRVLRALRTGADGPPAPAQQSTPAPEASTGQQSNPAARSSPPPEPPPAQQSSRAPEPSPASQSTPAQQPTPAPQSAPAPDSSAPPQRHPSQSPRSPSPSSPLPPSPQPSPPSRPSPPSQQDLWEGALPEERSRTTANAPTEADTSEAAVKAKTAATAPPASRGKPAAKAPSAARTRRGARAPAVLKGQTAEKASTVAETPTTSGIAAVAESPRGSSGPPSAVTHSPETLTVP